A part of Entelurus aequoreus isolate RoL-2023_Sb linkage group LG10, RoL_Eaeq_v1.1, whole genome shotgun sequence genomic DNA contains:
- the clrn1 gene encoding clarin-1 yields MRSVPGTCWNVYVQPPAGGAGRSLAVTSRDGHAHTPLPWRPSRAQAAFRERERRAAMMARRHKRLLLACGGSLGLCCALAAALATGLPLWVDGTVLCRTGAELVNATGAELEKFVGRLAYGLFHGERVKTCGLGGRTSRFSVFPELLDAVPAGLHVTIIFFCGALVVFSSVASGFFFFNAFGRPYETLHGPMGLYLWTSVCCLCSFLVLILFVSEVKVHRLSERIANFNEVAFVFQTYGERYDVSFWLFLLVFLLQGVNVALVRLAGMQFPFQGTKDLDLNGGAADLMY; encoded by the exons ATGCGTTCCGTACCAGGCACGTGCTGGAATGTTTACGTCCAGCCTCCAGCGGGCGGTGCCGGGCGAAGCCTCGCAGTGACGTCACGGGATGGCCACGCCCACACCCCGTTGCCGTGGAGACCGTCCCGCGCGCAGGCTGCTTTCCGTGAGCGGGAGCGACGCGCCGCCATGATGGCGAGGCGACACAAGCGGCTGCTGCTGGCCTGCGGGGGCTCGCTCGGCCTCTGCTGCGCCCTGGCGGCCGCCTTGGCCACCGGGCTGCCGCTATGGGTCGACGGAACCGTGCTTTGCCGGACCGGGGCCGAGCTGGTCAACGCTACGGGGGCCGAGCTGGAGAAGTTCGTGGGCCGCCTGGCGTACGGACTCTTCCACGGGGAGAGGGTGAAGACGTGCGGCCTGGGAGGGAGAACTTCCCGCTTCTCAG TTTTTCCAGAACTATTGGACGCCGTCCCAGCAGGTCTTCATGTAACCATCATCTTTTTCTGCGGCGCGCTGGTGGTCTTCTCGTCCGTGgccagcggcttcttcttcttcaacgcCTTTGGACGTCCTTACGAGACGCTGCACGGCCCTATGGGACTTTACTTGTGGACGTCCGTGTGCT GTCTGTGCAGCTTCCTGGTCCTGATCCTGTTTGTGTCCGAGGTGAAAGTCCACCGTCTGTCCGAGCGCATCGCCAACTTTAACGAAGTGGCCTTCGTCTTCCAGACGTACGGCGAGCGCTACGACGTTTCCTTCTGGCTTTTCCTCCTGGTCTTCCTCCTCCAAGGAGTCAACGTGGCACTGGTCCGACTGGCCGGCATGCAGTTTCCCTTCCAGGGAACCAAAGACTTGGACCTGAACGGGGGCGCGGCCGACCTCATGTACTAA
- the masp1 gene encoding mannan-binding lectin serine protease 1 isoform X1, which yields MAAIVGCVCLCASMALMDAQLMETQTFGTFRSPNFPAPYPPEASRHWNISVPQGFRVRLYFSHFDLEPSYLCEYDYVKVEAEGVMLALFCGREDSDTEAVPGQKVITSPKNTLSVDFSSDFSNEENFSGFNAHYSAVDVDECMDGVDEDMQCDHLCHNYLGGFYCSCRHGYLLHTDKRTCTVECGGHVFGNRSGVVSSVDFPAPYPKSSECLYVIEVAAGLKLRLHFEHTFDVEDHPEVVCPYDYVKIRAGARDLGTFCGRRSPGVIETDSNVAAILFHSDNSGENLGWRLTYTSVEAGSQCPVPERPPNSILSPVQSEYSIGDHVEVTCATGFRLVKDGQRVDEYNMECGTDRKWNGSLPVCQTVDCGVPEGVDRADVVFGNRGNSTLFGATVRYRCGDDAFEIHPNDSQYHCGPNGLWVHADLGVELPSCAPACGRPARSFPRQVKRIVGGHGAEPGLFPWQVLLSVEDPSRVPEDRWFGSGALLSDRWVLTAAHVLRTRRRDARVVPVDPEHVKVFVGLVDKRDQHSAPGHSVDEVVLHPDFRPSDYNDDIAMVRLSARVELNAAVRPVCLPPPQLQDSAPAPLPNSVGVVAGWGVSDPSSNATGATSDLLQYVKLPVVSEDECRASYASRGYNVSDGMFCAGFYEGGRDTCLGDSGGAFVMEEPFGRRWAVFGLVSWGGPEACGTRRVYGVYTRVVKYVEWIQNRTGSAPWWKH from the exons ATGGCGGCCATCGTCGG GTGCGTGTGTTTGTGCGCCTCCATGGCGCTGATGGATGCTCAGCTGATGGAGACACAAACCTTTGGCACCTTTCGCTCTCCCAACTTCCCTGCGCCCTATCCTCCTGAGGCCAGCAGACACTGGAACATCAGCGTCCCTCAAGGCTTCAGGGTCCGACTCTACTTCAGCCATTTTGACCTGGAGCCCTCCTACCTGTGCGAGTACGACTACGTAAAG GTGGAGGCGGAGGGGGTGATGCTGGCGCTGTTCTGTGGTCGGGAGGACTCGGACACGGAGGCGGTGCCGGGTCAAAAGGTCATCACCTCCCCAAAGAACACACTCAGCGTGGACTTCTCCTCGGACTTCTCCAATGAGGAAAACTTCTCAGGATTTAACGCTCACTACAGCGCTGTGG ACGTGGACGAGTGTATGGACGGCGTGGACGAGGACATGCAGTGTGACCACCTGTGTCACAACTACTTGGGGGGGTTCTACTGCTCGTGTCGTCATGGTTACTTGCTGCACACGGACAAGCGCACATGTACAG tgGAGTGCGGTGGCCACGTGTTTGGAAACCGTTCTGGGGTGGTGAGCAGCGTGGACTTCCCTGCTCCGTATCCAAAGAGTTCCGAGTGTTTGTACGTGATCGAGGTGGCGGCGGGCCTCAAGCTCCGCCTCCATTTTGAGCACACCTTCGACGTGGAGGACCACCCAGAGGTGGTGTGTCCGTACGACTACGTCAAG ATCCGAGCGGGCGCCAGAGACTTGGGGACGTTCTGCGGCCGCCGGTCTCCCGGAGTCATCGAGACCGACAGTAACGTGGCGGCCATCCTGTTCCACAGCGACAACTCCGGGGAGAACCTCGGCTGGAGGCTGACGTACACGTCTGTAG aggCAGGAAGTCAGTGTCCGGTTCCAGAGCGGCCTCCAAACAGCATACTGAGCCCGGTCCAGTCCGAGTACTCAATCGGAGACCATGTCGAGGTCACATGCGCTACTGGGTTCCGATTGGTCAAG GACGGTCAGCGCGTGGACGAGTACAACATGGAGTGTGGGACTGACAGGAAGTGGAACGGCAGCCTTCCTGTGTGTCAAA CGGTGGACTGTGGCGTTCCCGAGGGGGTGGACCGGGCTGACGTGGTGTTTGGTAACCGTGGCAACAGCACACTGTTTGGAGCCACCGTCCGCTACCGGTGCGGAGACGACGCCTTTGAGATCCACCCTAACGACA gtcagTATCACTGCGGGCCAAACGGGCTTTGGGTCCACGCTGATTTAGGGGTGGAGCTTCCGTCCTGTGCGCCAG CGTGTGGCCGTCCCGCCAGGTCCTTCCCCCGGCAGGTGAAGCGCATAGTGGGCGGGCACGGCGCCGAGCCCGGCCTCTTCCCCTGGCAGGTCCTGCTGAGCGTGGAGGATCCGTCCCGCGTCCCCGAGGACCGCTGGTTCGGCTCCGGCGCCTTGCTGTCCGACAGGTGGGTCCTGACCGCGGCTCACGTGCTCCGGACCCGGCGGCGGGACGCCCGCGTGGTCCCCGTAGACCCCGAGCACGTCAAG GTCTTCGTGGGACTCGTGGACAAGCGGGACCAGCATTCGGCGCCCGGTCACTCGGTGGACGAGGTCGTCCTCCATCCGGACTTCCGGCCAAGTGACTACAACGACGACATCGCCATGGTGAGGCTGAGCGCCCGGGTGGAGCTGAACGCCGCCGTCCGTCCCGTCTGCCTGCCCCCGCCGCAGCTCCAG GACTCCGCCCCGGCCCCCCTGCCCAACTCTGTGGGCGTCGTCGCCGGCTGGGGCGTCTCGGACCCCTCCTCCAACGCCACGGGAGCGACCTCGGACCTCCTGCAGTACGTCAAGCTGCCGGTGGTGTCCGAGGACGAGTGTCGCGCCAGCTACGCCTCGCGCGGCTACAACGTCAGCGACGGCATGTTCTGCGCCGGCTTCTACGAGGGGGGGCGGGACACCTGCCTGGGGGACAGCGGCGGCGCCTTCGTCATGGAAGAGCCGTTTGGCCGCAGGTGGGCTGTCTTTGGGCTGGTGTCGTGGGGTGGCCCCGAGGCGTGCGGCACTCGCCGGGTGTACGGCGTCTACACGCGCGTGGTCAAATATGTGGAGTGGATACAAAACCGCACTGGCAGCGCCCCCTGGTGGAAGCACTAA
- the masp1 gene encoding mannan-binding lectin serine protease 1 isoform X2, which produces MALMDAQLMETQTFGTFRSPNFPAPYPPEASRHWNISVPQGFRVRLYFSHFDLEPSYLCEYDYVKVEAEGVMLALFCGREDSDTEAVPGQKVITSPKNTLSVDFSSDFSNEENFSGFNAHYSAVDVDECMDGVDEDMQCDHLCHNYLGGFYCSCRHGYLLHTDKRTCTVECGGHVFGNRSGVVSSVDFPAPYPKSSECLYVIEVAAGLKLRLHFEHTFDVEDHPEVVCPYDYVKIRAGARDLGTFCGRRSPGVIETDSNVAAILFHSDNSGENLGWRLTYTSVEAGSQCPVPERPPNSILSPVQSEYSIGDHVEVTCATGFRLVKDGQRVDEYNMECGTDRKWNGSLPVCQTVDCGVPEGVDRADVVFGNRGNSTLFGATVRYRCGDDAFEIHPNDSQYHCGPNGLWVHADLGVELPSCAPACGRPARSFPRQVKRIVGGHGAEPGLFPWQVLLSVEDPSRVPEDRWFGSGALLSDRWVLTAAHVLRTRRRDARVVPVDPEHVKVFVGLVDKRDQHSAPGHSVDEVVLHPDFRPSDYNDDIAMVRLSARVELNAAVRPVCLPPPQLQDSAPAPLPNSVGVVAGWGVSDPSSNATGATSDLLQYVKLPVVSEDECRASYASRGYNVSDGMFCAGFYEGGRDTCLGDSGGAFVMEEPFGRRWAVFGLVSWGGPEACGTRRVYGVYTRVVKYVEWIQNRTGSAPWWKH; this is translated from the exons ATGGCGCTGATGGATGCTCAGCTGATGGAGACACAAACCTTTGGCACCTTTCGCTCTCCCAACTTCCCTGCGCCCTATCCTCCTGAGGCCAGCAGACACTGGAACATCAGCGTCCCTCAAGGCTTCAGGGTCCGACTCTACTTCAGCCATTTTGACCTGGAGCCCTCCTACCTGTGCGAGTACGACTACGTAAAG GTGGAGGCGGAGGGGGTGATGCTGGCGCTGTTCTGTGGTCGGGAGGACTCGGACACGGAGGCGGTGCCGGGTCAAAAGGTCATCACCTCCCCAAAGAACACACTCAGCGTGGACTTCTCCTCGGACTTCTCCAATGAGGAAAACTTCTCAGGATTTAACGCTCACTACAGCGCTGTGG ACGTGGACGAGTGTATGGACGGCGTGGACGAGGACATGCAGTGTGACCACCTGTGTCACAACTACTTGGGGGGGTTCTACTGCTCGTGTCGTCATGGTTACTTGCTGCACACGGACAAGCGCACATGTACAG tgGAGTGCGGTGGCCACGTGTTTGGAAACCGTTCTGGGGTGGTGAGCAGCGTGGACTTCCCTGCTCCGTATCCAAAGAGTTCCGAGTGTTTGTACGTGATCGAGGTGGCGGCGGGCCTCAAGCTCCGCCTCCATTTTGAGCACACCTTCGACGTGGAGGACCACCCAGAGGTGGTGTGTCCGTACGACTACGTCAAG ATCCGAGCGGGCGCCAGAGACTTGGGGACGTTCTGCGGCCGCCGGTCTCCCGGAGTCATCGAGACCGACAGTAACGTGGCGGCCATCCTGTTCCACAGCGACAACTCCGGGGAGAACCTCGGCTGGAGGCTGACGTACACGTCTGTAG aggCAGGAAGTCAGTGTCCGGTTCCAGAGCGGCCTCCAAACAGCATACTGAGCCCGGTCCAGTCCGAGTACTCAATCGGAGACCATGTCGAGGTCACATGCGCTACTGGGTTCCGATTGGTCAAG GACGGTCAGCGCGTGGACGAGTACAACATGGAGTGTGGGACTGACAGGAAGTGGAACGGCAGCCTTCCTGTGTGTCAAA CGGTGGACTGTGGCGTTCCCGAGGGGGTGGACCGGGCTGACGTGGTGTTTGGTAACCGTGGCAACAGCACACTGTTTGGAGCCACCGTCCGCTACCGGTGCGGAGACGACGCCTTTGAGATCCACCCTAACGACA gtcagTATCACTGCGGGCCAAACGGGCTTTGGGTCCACGCTGATTTAGGGGTGGAGCTTCCGTCCTGTGCGCCAG CGTGTGGCCGTCCCGCCAGGTCCTTCCCCCGGCAGGTGAAGCGCATAGTGGGCGGGCACGGCGCCGAGCCCGGCCTCTTCCCCTGGCAGGTCCTGCTGAGCGTGGAGGATCCGTCCCGCGTCCCCGAGGACCGCTGGTTCGGCTCCGGCGCCTTGCTGTCCGACAGGTGGGTCCTGACCGCGGCTCACGTGCTCCGGACCCGGCGGCGGGACGCCCGCGTGGTCCCCGTAGACCCCGAGCACGTCAAG GTCTTCGTGGGACTCGTGGACAAGCGGGACCAGCATTCGGCGCCCGGTCACTCGGTGGACGAGGTCGTCCTCCATCCGGACTTCCGGCCAAGTGACTACAACGACGACATCGCCATGGTGAGGCTGAGCGCCCGGGTGGAGCTGAACGCCGCCGTCCGTCCCGTCTGCCTGCCCCCGCCGCAGCTCCAG GACTCCGCCCCGGCCCCCCTGCCCAACTCTGTGGGCGTCGTCGCCGGCTGGGGCGTCTCGGACCCCTCCTCCAACGCCACGGGAGCGACCTCGGACCTCCTGCAGTACGTCAAGCTGCCGGTGGTGTCCGAGGACGAGTGTCGCGCCAGCTACGCCTCGCGCGGCTACAACGTCAGCGACGGCATGTTCTGCGCCGGCTTCTACGAGGGGGGGCGGGACACCTGCCTGGGGGACAGCGGCGGCGCCTTCGTCATGGAAGAGCCGTTTGGCCGCAGGTGGGCTGTCTTTGGGCTGGTGTCGTGGGGTGGCCCCGAGGCGTGCGGCACTCGCCGGGTGTACGGCGTCTACACGCGCGTGGTCAAATATGTGGAGTGGATACAAAACCGCACTGGCAGCGCCCCCTGGTGGAAGCACTAA